In the genome of Dermacentor silvarum isolate Dsil-2018 chromosome 1, BIME_Dsil_1.4, whole genome shotgun sequence, one region contains:
- the LOC125942585 gene encoding uncharacterized protein LOC125942585: MPGIVWQNLDAVTMSRLGVDLIREELARRQLDLTGSKEELVQHLHADIQQQREATPCLNKEIKNAAASLTLDPATLQSLAMLFQQLPRPATTVTTLPDLSSSIPQFAGLQSHSVNTWLDDVRRVQQLASWDDATTRLIAASKLKGTARDWHLTFGNQYSTWATWSAALKDTFCTELSLIEWQEQVMRVTQAPSQSLHQYAFAKLKIIERCPVNLSEAQKIDCMVYGNNTSLPP; the protein is encoded by the exons ATGCCGGGAATTGTGTGGCAGAATCTCGACGCGGTGACCATGTCGCGCCTCGGCGTCGACCTTATACGCGAAGAATTGGCCCGTCGACAGCTGGACCTCACAGGTTCGAAAGAGGAGCTCGTTCAGCATTTGCACGCCGACATTCAGCAGCAGCGtgaagctacccc atgtctgaataaagaaataaagaacgctgcggcgtctttgacgctggacccagccactctacagagcctcgccatgctgttccagcagctacctcgccctgcaacaacggtgacgacactgccagacctgtcatcgtccatcccgcaattcgctggtttgcaaagccacagtgtcaatacatggcttgacgacgtacgacgagtacagcagctcgcctcgtgggacgacgccaccacacGCCTGATCGCAGCTAGCAAGCTGAAAGGCACGGCGCGAGACTGGCATCTCACGTTCGGCAACCAGTACAGCACCTGGGCCACGTGGAGTGCCGCCCTGAAGGACACATTTTGTACAGAATTGTCCCTCATTGAGTGGCAAGAGCAGGTCATGAGGGTAACCCAGGCCCCATCCCAAAGCTTGCACCAATATGCCTTTGCCAAGTTGAAGATCATTGAGCGTTGCCCCGTTAACCTCTCTGAGGCCCAAAAGATTGACTGCATGGTTTACGGGAACAACACATCCTTGCCGCCATAG